From the genome of Candidatus Dormiibacterota bacterium, one region includes:
- a CDS encoding PHP domain-containing protein, with product MKVDFHSHTCRSDGTLTPQELATFMGERGVEFFSISDHDTLAAYGEFEPPPGTRVVTGIEINTTYRNNEVHVLGYALPLDGAPQLEAMIEHNRSERLRRVDRMVEQLRRAGYGITSADVLRAAGDANAVGRPHVARALVESQSAPDIEWVFRHLLRAGKPGYVPSLHVTPKEAIEAIHSSGGIAVLAHPGRLKDRVLIDELASYGLDGLEVFYPLHDVDEIEIFRRKAAEYGLLMSAGADFHDIRYHTGGVGMEVERADIAPFLDRVLR from the coding sequence GTGAAGGTCGATTTTCATTCGCACACCTGCCGCAGCGACGGAACGCTGACGCCGCAAGAGCTGGCGACGTTCATGGGCGAACGCGGGGTTGAATTCTTCTCGATTTCCGATCACGATACGCTGGCTGCTTACGGGGAGTTCGAGCCGCCGCCCGGGACGCGCGTGGTGACCGGCATAGAGATCAATACGACCTATCGTAATAACGAGGTCCACGTTCTCGGCTACGCGTTGCCGTTGGACGGCGCCCCGCAATTGGAGGCGATGATCGAGCATAATCGCAGCGAACGCCTGCGCAGGGTCGATCGCATGGTCGAGCAATTGCGCCGCGCCGGGTATGGCATTACGAGTGCCGACGTGCTGCGGGCGGCCGGGGATGCCAACGCGGTCGGGCGTCCTCACGTCGCGCGTGCGCTGGTAGAATCGCAATCCGCACCCGACATCGAATGGGTCTTCCGCCATTTGCTGCGGGCGGGAAAACCGGGCTACGTGCCCTCGCTGCACGTGACGCCGAAGGAGGCCATCGAAGCGATTCACTCCAGCGGCGGCATCGCGGTCCTGGCGCATCCCGGCCGATTGAAAGACCGCGTGCTGATCGACGAGCTGGCGAGCTATGGACTCGACGGCCTCGAGGTCTTTTACCCGCTCCACGATGTCGATGAGATAGAGATCTTTCGGCGCAAGGCCGCCGAGTACGGGCTGCTGATGAGCGCGGGCGCCGATTTTCACGATATCCGTTACCACACGGGCGGCGTCGGCATGGAAGTGGAGCGCGCGGATATCGCTCCGTTCCTCGATCGGGTCTTGCGCTAG
- the rfaD gene encoding ADP-glyceromanno-heptose 6-epimerase codes for MHDLSKGPIVVTGGAGLIGSALIWLLNRRGIDDILVVDRLDRSEKWRHLVPLRFRDYLDAGDFAELVSNRPEAIGPVGSVFHLGACSATTETDADYLMRNNYEYTKLLAHWAVDIDARFVYASSAATYGGLERGLSDEAGLRTLRPLNMYAYSKHLFDLYAERTGLAQSIVGLKFFNVFGPNEDHKGEMRSIVHKAYEQITVSGTVKLFKSYRPEFGDGAQERDFIYVKDAVDMTLFVAESSLTGLVNVGSGQARTWLELVRPIFGALGVPERIEFVEMPEHLRGKYQYSTCATIDRLRAAGYNGEQTPLDRAVDEYVRNYLLPGRQLDPADAPTSLLSASI; via the coding sequence ATGCACGATCTCTCAAAGGGGCCCATCGTGGTCACCGGCGGCGCCGGTCTTATCGGCTCTGCCCTCATCTGGCTGCTCAACCGCCGCGGGATCGACGACATTCTCGTGGTCGACCGGCTGGACCGGTCCGAAAAGTGGCGCCACCTGGTGCCGCTTCGCTTTCGCGACTACCTGGACGCCGGCGATTTCGCCGAGCTGGTCTCCAACCGTCCCGAGGCGATCGGCCCGGTTGGGAGCGTGTTCCATTTGGGAGCCTGCTCGGCGACTACCGAGACCGACGCCGACTACCTGATGCGCAACAACTACGAGTACACCAAGCTACTCGCGCACTGGGCCGTCGATATCGACGCGCGCTTCGTCTACGCATCGTCCGCCGCCACCTATGGCGGCCTCGAGCGCGGGCTCTCCGACGAAGCCGGCCTGCGAACGCTGCGTCCGCTCAACATGTATGCATATTCGAAGCATCTGTTCGATCTCTACGCCGAGCGCACCGGGCTCGCGCAGAGCATCGTCGGCCTGAAATTTTTCAACGTGTTCGGCCCGAACGAAGACCACAAGGGCGAGATGCGCAGCATCGTGCACAAGGCGTACGAGCAGATTACCGTGAGCGGCACCGTCAAGCTCTTCAAGAGCTATCGCCCCGAATTCGGCGACGGCGCGCAAGAACGCGATTTCATCTACGTTAAAGACGCGGTCGACATGACGCTCTTCGTCGCGGAATCCTCGCTGACCGGGCTCGTGAACGTCGGCTCCGGCCAAGCGCGAACGTGGCTCGAGCTCGTTCGCCCGATCTTCGGCGCGCTAGGCGTGCCGGAACGCATCGAGTTCGTGGAGATGCCGGAGCACCTTCGCGGCAAGTATCAGTACTCGACCTGCGCCACCATCGACCGCCTGCGCGCGGCCGGATACAATGGGGAGCAGACCCCGCTCGACCGCGCCGTCGATGAATACGTGCGCAACTATTTACTCCCCGGCCGGCAGCTCGACCCGGCCGACGCTCCAACATCTCTGCTTTCCGCTTCTATATAA
- a CDS encoding pitrilysin family protein yields the protein MNRLLAIVLVGCLLVPAEASAQPAPTPPPVVQSTLPNGLRVVIVPNRLAPVVTTSLTYGVGSDDDTIPGIAHATEHMMFRGTGDISSDQFAGIATRIGAQYNAETTNLFTRYHFTVPAAYLGVVLRLDADRMTGASMLPASWAGERGAIEQEVKAHESSPLYRVGLKMNQVFYGKTPYARETVGTIAGFDRMTAADIAAFYHTWYHPNNATLVIAGDVDPAAALALVSAAFGSIPGAPLPVRAPVVMQALPTSTIERSIDFPVPFVALAFRFPGLRASDYAASQVLMAALDSPRGALTDLALKGKVLGALGLASAYPEVGDGMFFAIARPGSDPKLALADVRGVLAGYAATGVPASLVEAAKTRMLAAKAYSAASIPGQAFAWSVALAQGERTPFAIYDSISKVTPSDVDRVLRAYVAPAHEVALILHATAGASVPKVDTAGLAENVAIAQTHAVALPAWTEPYFAAPLRAPRADDSAQSYHLANGLTLAVRPESFSPTVVLQGHIRTAPDLYEPHGKSGVATLTQTLLAFGSAGYDFKAYQAQLDAIAANVGLGTSFSLTVRAQDFDRAVALLADGELQPAFPASDFALMQRNYAQSLLAMQNRPETQAQLARIDALYPKGDPRRRHATGASVGALTLADVRKWYAFAYRPDLTTIAIVGDVSPAHAKAAIERSFGAWRAKGPKPAFVYPVLHAGKKATSVTVASPTNKQSDVTLSQVIGLHRGDRDAIAIQLANTLLSGEGTGSLLFRDVRTRAGLVYSIDSDAQIGRTGSTFSVSFASDAKNVARAQAAADAAIEGLRTDLLPVQDVQRAKALLLAQGILQLDTYNGVADELLQTSIDGISANDMYRYYTRLLAITPEQIRSAMRKWVDPKRFSRVVVEPQGSP from the coding sequence ATGAACCGATTGCTAGCGATCGTGTTGGTTGGGTGTCTGCTCGTTCCCGCGGAAGCTTCGGCTCAACCGGCCCCTACGCCGCCTCCTGTCGTACAGTCAACGCTGCCTAACGGATTGCGCGTCGTGATCGTGCCGAACCGGCTCGCGCCGGTGGTCACCACGTCGCTGACGTACGGCGTCGGCTCCGACGACGATACGATCCCGGGCATCGCCCATGCGACCGAACATATGATGTTTCGCGGCACCGGCGATATTTCGTCGGACCAGTTCGCCGGCATTGCAACGCGAATCGGCGCGCAGTATAACGCCGAGACGACCAATCTTTTCACGCGCTATCACTTTACGGTGCCCGCGGCCTACCTCGGCGTGGTGTTACGCTTGGATGCCGATCGGATGACGGGCGCATCGATGCTGCCCGCGAGCTGGGCCGGCGAACGCGGCGCGATCGAACAGGAGGTCAAAGCGCACGAGAGCAGCCCGCTCTATCGCGTGGGCCTCAAGATGAATCAAGTCTTCTACGGCAAGACGCCGTACGCGCGCGAAACGGTGGGGACGATCGCCGGATTCGATCGCATGACGGCGGCCGATATCGCCGCGTTCTATCACACCTGGTATCACCCGAACAACGCAACCTTGGTGATTGCGGGCGACGTCGATCCCGCAGCGGCTCTCGCGCTGGTGAGTGCCGCGTTCGGTTCGATCCCCGGCGCGCCGTTGCCGGTGCGCGCTCCGGTCGTCATGCAAGCCCTGCCCACATCGACGATCGAACGCTCGATCGATTTTCCGGTGCCGTTTGTGGCGCTGGCATTCCGATTCCCAGGTTTGCGTGCCTCCGACTACGCGGCCTCGCAGGTGCTGATGGCGGCGCTCGATAGCCCGCGCGGCGCGTTGACGGATCTTGCCTTGAAAGGCAAAGTCCTCGGTGCGCTCGGCTTGGCGAGCGCCTACCCCGAAGTCGGCGACGGGATGTTTTTCGCGATCGCGCGTCCGGGCAGCGACCCGAAGCTTGCGCTGGCCGACGTGCGTGGCGTGCTGGCCGGATATGCGGCCACCGGCGTGCCCGCGAGCCTCGTCGAGGCAGCCAAAACGCGCATGCTGGCAGCCAAGGCGTATTCTGCAGCCTCGATCCCCGGGCAGGCGTTCGCATGGTCGGTAGCGCTTGCGCAGGGCGAAAGGACGCCGTTTGCGATCTACGATTCGATTTCGAAGGTGACGCCGAGCGACGTCGATCGCGTGCTGCGCGCGTACGTGGCGCCCGCCCATGAGGTCGCGCTGATCCTCCACGCTACCGCAGGCGCGTCGGTACCGAAGGTCGATACCGCGGGGCTAGCGGAGAACGTCGCGATCGCGCAGACGCATGCGGTGGCGCTGCCCGCGTGGACCGAACCCTATTTTGCGGCGCCGCTGCGCGCTCCGCGGGCAGACGATTCGGCGCAGAGCTATCATCTTGCGAACGGACTCACCCTGGCGGTCCGTCCGGAGTCGTTCTCGCCGACGGTGGTGCTGCAAGGCCACATTCGCACCGCTCCGGATTTATACGAACCGCACGGCAAGAGCGGCGTAGCGACGCTCACGCAAACGCTGCTCGCGTTTGGAAGTGCCGGTTACGATTTCAAAGCCTATCAGGCGCAGCTCGATGCGATCGCCGCGAACGTCGGGCTCGGCACGTCGTTTTCGTTGACGGTGCGCGCGCAGGACTTCGATCGCGCCGTAGCGCTGCTCGCCGACGGAGAATTGCAGCCTGCGTTTCCCGCAAGCGATTTTGCGTTGATGCAGCGGAATTACGCGCAATCGCTGCTCGCGATGCAGAACCGTCCGGAGACGCAAGCGCAACTCGCGCGCATCGACGCGCTCTACCCCAAGGGCGACCCGCGCCGCCGCCACGCAACGGGCGCGAGCGTTGGCGCACTCACGCTGGCCGACGTGCGCAAGTGGTACGCATTCGCTTATCGGCCCGACCTCACGACGATTGCGATCGTCGGCGACGTCTCGCCCGCGCATGCTAAAGCGGCGATCGAGCGCTCGTTCGGCGCGTGGCGGGCTAAAGGCCCGAAGCCGGCGTTCGTCTATCCGGTGCTGCACGCCGGAAAGAAGGCGACGTCCGTTACCGTCGCATCGCCGACGAACAAGCAGTCCGACGTGACGTTGAGCCAGGTGATCGGCCTGCACCGCGGAGACCGCGACGCCATCGCGATCCAACTCGCGAATACGTTGCTTTCGGGCGAAGGCACGGGATCGCTGCTGTTTCGCGACGTTCGCACGCGCGCCGGTTTGGTCTATTCTATCGATTCGGATGCGCAGATCGGACGGACGGGATCGACGTTCTCGGTGAGCTTTGCTTCGGATGCCAAGAACGTCGCGCGCGCTCAGGCCGCAGCGGATGCCGCCATCGAAGGGCTGCGCACCGATCTCCTTCCGGTCCAGGACGTGCAACGCGCGAAGGCCTTGCTGCTCGCGCAAGGCATCCTGCA
- a CDS encoding TIGR00282 family metallophosphoesterase translates to MALGSLNLLLIGDVVGSPGRDTLKRCVPILREQHHIHACIANGENAAGGFGLTAQTADEMFETGVDFITSGNHIWDKRDFKSYLESTDRVVRPANYPPTAPGRGYGTFTVEGVTVGVLNVMGRTFMPPVDDPFRCADAAVEDLRYLASVIVVDIHAEATSEKVAMARFLDGRVGAIYGTHTHVQTADEQILPGGTAYITDVGMTGPTDGVIGMEAEAVLDRFITGMSERFNVQKTGPKQFCAAVVSLDPSTGKATEIKRIFLRGIA, encoded by the coding sequence ATGGCACTCGGTAGTCTCAACCTGCTGCTGATCGGCGATGTCGTCGGCTCTCCCGGGCGGGATACGCTCAAACGGTGCGTGCCGATTCTACGCGAGCAGCATCACATCCACGCCTGTATCGCCAACGGCGAGAACGCCGCGGGCGGCTTCGGGCTCACGGCGCAGACCGCCGACGAGATGTTCGAGACCGGGGTCGATTTCATCACCAGCGGCAATCACATTTGGGATAAGCGCGATTTCAAGAGCTACTTGGAGTCCACCGATCGCGTCGTTCGCCCGGCCAACTATCCGCCCACGGCTCCCGGCCGCGGATACGGCACCTTTACGGTTGAAGGCGTGACGGTCGGCGTGCTCAACGTGATGGGCCGTACGTTCATGCCCCCGGTTGACGACCCGTTTCGTTGCGCCGATGCGGCGGTTGAGGATCTCCGCTATCTGGCCTCGGTGATCGTGGTTGACATCCACGCCGAAGCGACGTCCGAGAAGGTCGCGATGGCGCGCTTTCTGGATGGCCGCGTCGGAGCGATCTACGGAACGCACACCCACGTCCAGACGGCGGACGAACAGATTCTGCCCGGAGGCACCGCCTACATCACCGATGTCGGCATGACCGGGCCGACCGACGGCGTGATCGGGATGGAAGCCGAGGCGGTACTCGACCGTTTCATCACCGGGATGTCGGAGCGCTTCAACGTTCAAAAGACCGGGCCGAAGCAATTCTGCGCCGCCGTCGTCAGTTTGGATCCGAGTACCGGAAAGGCAACCGAAATCAAGCGCATTTTCTTGCGAGGAATCGCGTGA